The Vampirovibrio chlorellavorus nucleotide sequence GCCCACGGGCTCGCCTCCCGCCGAACCGGCCCCCACGGTCATTATTCAGTCGGTCCCCGGGAGTAAACAGGTCATCATCAAAACCATCGCCGTGGAAAAGGTCAGGCCGCCCAAACCACGCGATCCCTTGTTGATCCTGCTGGATGAACACCGGTATTACGATGCCCTGCGCTTGGTGAACAGCCGCCTGGCAAAATCTTCAAACAATCTGACGTTGCAGATGATGCGGGGGCAAATTCTACGCGCCGAGGGGAATTTTCAGGAAGCCATCCTGCAGTATAACGAAGTACTGGAAAAAAGTCGTAACAAGCCTCAGGGGTTGCGGGCCGGCGCTTTGAACGGTTTGGGCTGGACGCATTACTCCCACGCTTTGTACGCCCAAAAACACGGGGACAAGGCAGGTTTTGAATCAGGGCTTTCTGCTGCCGAAGGGGCGTTTCGACAGGCCACCCGGCTTTCCCCCGGGCTTTCTTATGCCTGGGCGGGTCTGGCCAAGGTGGCGCTTTCCGGCGGTCGGGTCAGTGATGCCGAACAGTGGGTCAAAAAGGCCAAAAGCTATGGCCCCAACAACCTCAGCGTTCAACTGGCTGAAGCCGAGTTGCTGCTGGCCCAGAAAAAGCCGGAAGAGGCCTTGCAGCATTTGTACGGGATTAAGAAAGCCACCACCCGGGAGCCGGAGATTTTCCTGCTGTTGGCTAAAGCTTCTCTGGAGACGGGCAAGGTGGATGACGCCATCATCAATCTGAAGCAAATGCTACAGATTGTCCCGGAAGACGCGGATGGCCTGAAGCTCCTCAGCCAGTCCTACGAATTGAAAATGAAGCCGGAGGACGCCGCTCAGGCTCTGGAGAAGGCCATTGCCCTGAATCCTGCGGATATGGATTCCGTGGACGCCTTGCTCAAGATTTACGATCAGCGCAAGCAGGTGGATCGCGGTATCCTCTTGCTGAAAACCCTGCTGAAGGATCGCCCGAGCCAGCCTTACCTGGCTCAATTGCTGTTATCCCGTCTGGCAGACGCAGAGCGATGGGATGAGGCTTACAGCGAAGGGCTGGGCTTTGTGGGGCCTGTGCTGTCCGACAGCAATGTCAATCCAGACGCTCAGCAAGCGGTGGTCAATCTCTTTCTGCAGGCGGCCTACCAGCATGGCCGGGGCCTTGTTAACCGGCTGGACTTGCTGAAAGACCCGGCTACGGCCCAGGCTCGTCAGTTTGCGCAGGCCCGATTGAACACGGCGGTGGCCAATGGCGAATCCGCGCAGGGGTACGATATTGC carries:
- a CDS encoding tetratricopeptide repeat protein, which produces MKNQGALLCVTGLLLSATVQIVQSPAHAAKKYYPPGFVPPSDQKLLPTGSPPAEPAPTVIIQSVPGSKQVIIKTIAVEKVRPPKPRDPLLILLDEHRYYDALRLVNSRLAKSSNNLTLQMMRGQILRAEGNFQEAILQYNEVLEKSRNKPQGLRAGALNGLGWTHYSHALYAQKHGDKAGFESGLSAAEGAFRQATRLSPGLSYAWAGLAKVALSGGRVSDAEQWVKKAKSYGPNNLSVQLAEAELLLAQKKPEEALQHLYGIKKATTREPEIFLLLAKASLETGKVDDAIINLKQMLQIVPEDADGLKLLSQSYELKMKPEDAAQALEKAIALNPADMDSVDALLKIYDQRKQVDRGILLLKTLLKDRPSQPYLAQLLLSRLADAERWDEAYSEGLGFVGPVLSDSNVNPDAQQAVVNLFLQAAYQHGRGLVNRLDLLKDPATAQARQFAQARLNTAVANGESAQGYDIANRLNLLFLDPLQALPPLPDNYTPADAQLGETLQLHFLQGNHAQYQRLLNYARTSSVNGLALARQLFELGDYSGAQALLSAKSFKGTAQADAAQILQQRVQHSQNLLEEHVASLSILPRRISNAYWQNAVTETLKVGYAHGRVHAQVARSLARRDQEALALLHQRLAVQYATESRDEKNWRRQAEKRAKHLGVSITPGTGVTQSSGKP